The Streptomyces puniciscabiei genomic interval CGGCACGGCTCGATGGGCTTCGGCAAGGGCAACTTCAAGGCCCTGTTCGAGGCGATCGAGCGCGAACAGGCCAAGCGCGGCAACCTGTAGGAACGGTTCCAGGCGGAGAAGAGCGGGACGGCCCACGTGATCGCGGTGGCCGTCTCGCTCCGGGAACGGTTCACACCGACGGCTGTGAGTGCGACCCTGTGATCATGAGCCGCATCGAAGCGCCCCGCTCCGAAGACGCTGTGATGACGAGCGACCTCACCGGCCGGCTCCTGGCCGTCCTGCCCGCCGAGGCCGTTCTGACCGACCCGGACGTCACCGCGTCCTACGCCAACGACATGGCGAGCTTCTGCCCGGCCGGCACCCCGGCCGTCGTCGTCCTGCCACGCACCGCCGAACAGGTCCAGCACGTCATGCGCGTCGCCACCGAGCTGCGCGTCCCCGTGGTCCCGCAGGGCGCCCGCTCCGGCCTGTCCGGCGCCGCCAACGCCACCGACGGCTGCATCGTGCTGTCCCTCACCAAGATGGACCGCATCCTGGAGATCAGCCCCGTCGACCGGATCGCCGTCGTCGAACCCGGGGTGATCAACGCGACCCTGTCCCGCGCGGTCGGGGAACACGGCCTGTACTACCCGCCGGACCCCTCCAGCTGGGAGATGTGCACCATCGGCGGCAACATCGGCACCGGCTCGGGCGGCCTGTGCTGCGTGAAGTACGGCGTGACCGCCGAGTACGTCCTCGGCCTGGACGTGGTCCTCGCCGACGGCCGCCTGATGTCCACCGGACGCCGCACCGCCAAGGGCGTCGCCGGCTACGACCTCACTCGTCTGTTCGTCGGCTCCGAGGGCTCGCTCGGCATCGTCGTACGGGCCGTGCTCGCGCTCAAACCCAAGCCGCCGCAGCAGCTGGTGCTGGCCGCCGAGTTCGCCTCAGCGGCGGCCGCCTGCGACGCCGTCTGCCGGATCATGGCGGGCGGACACGTCCCCTCCCTCCTCGAACTGATGGACCGTACGACCGTCAAGGCGGTCAACGACCTCGCCCACATGGGCCTCCCGGAGACCACCGAGGCGCTGTTGCTGGCCGCCTTCGACACCCCGGACCCGGCCGCCGACCTCGCCGCCGTGGGCGCCCTGTGCGAGGCGGCCGGTGCCACCGAGGTCGTGCCCGCCGAGGACGCGGCCGAGTCCGAGATGCTGCTCAAGGCCCGGCGGCTCTCGCTGACCGCGCTGGAGGCGGTCAAGGGCACGACGATGATCGACGACGTGTGCGTGCCCCGCTCGCAGCTCGGCGCGATGCTGGAGGGCGTCGAGCGGATCGCCGCCAAGTACGACCTGACCATCGGCGTCTGCGCACACGCCGGTGACGGCAACACCCACCCCACCGTCTGCTTCGACGGGGCGGACGCGGCCGAGTCCCGGCGGGCCCGCGAGTCCTTCGACGAGATCATGGCCCTCGGCCTGGAACTCGGCGGCACCATCACCGGCGAACACGGCGTCGGCGTCCTGAAGAAGGAGTGGCTCGCCCGGGAGATCGGCCCGGTCGGGGTCGAGATGCAGCGCGCCGTGAAGCAGGCCTTCGACCCCTTGGGCATCCTCAACCCGGGCAAGGTGCTCTGAGTCCCCGGTACGGCCTGTCCGGTGGCTCACCGGGCGAGCAGCTGGTCGAGAGCGTCGTCGATGCCCAGTTGCCCGCCCTCGGTCCCCGGGGGCACAGCCCGCAGGGTCCGCTCCAGCCAGGCCGACACCTGCGGGACCGGCGCCTGGAGCAGCGCGTCCCCGTCCGGCGAACTCAGTGCCATCAGCACGACACTGCGCCCCTCCGCCTTCGTCGGCCACACCCGCACGTCCCCCTGCCCGCACGGCCGGAAGACGCCCTCCACCAGCAGGTCCCGGGCGAACGTCCAGTGGACGGGGAGGTCGGAGTTGATGTGGAAGGTGATGCGGACGGCGTACGGATCGTCGGAGCGGTAGCTCAGCCGGGCCGGCACCGGGATGCTGCGCTCCGGCGACAGGATGAGGCTCAGTTCCAGCTCCCGCTCCACCACGGTGTGCTGCATGACCTGCGTTTCCTTTCTGTTCGGGACTGTCCGGGTCCGCTCGGGACGGGCCCGCACCGGGGGAGAGGGGGCAGGGGCCGGGCCATTACGCGGGTTCGGGGAAATTTTTTTCGCGGACGTGTACGAGCCGGGTACGGCGTTGCCCGGAAAGGGGTGGGTCCTGCGGGACTGGCGCTGCGGGCTGCCGCGGTCTGATAGATGTGGAGGCCCCCATCCCACCCCCGAGCAGATACGGGACGACGGACATGAGCGCCCCAACCCCGGCCCCAGGTGACGACAGGCCCCGCGAGGGCTACTACCCGGACCCGTCCATCCCCGGATACGTCCGGTACTGGAACGGCGCCTCCTGGGTGCCCGGCACCAGCCGCCCGGCGCCGAAGGACGGCGAACCGCTCACCCCGCCGCCCGGCGTCCGCGCTGCGCCCGCGGCGGTGGAGGAGACCGGCCCGCACTTCTTCGACGAGGACCCCCAGCCGGCACCCTCCGGCCAGGACGGCTCCGGCGCCTGGGGCGCCGGCGGCCCAGGCGGCGGACCTGCGGGCACCGGCGGTCGGGGCACCGGCCAGGCGGGGCCCGGCGGCCAGGGTGCCGGCCGGTCCGGTGCCGGGCTCGGCGACGGGCGTACCGCCTGGGGTGCGGACCCGCGGGTGCCGGCGGAGGGTTCGCTCCGGCCGACCGGACAGGCCGGCCGCACCGACGGCACCGCCTCGGTCCCGCCGGGGGAGGGCGACGACCAGGACCCGGGCGGCACCTTCCTCTTCCGCCGGCCGGTGCCGGGGCCCGCTGCCGTGCAGGACGACGGCACGATGACGTTCCGCCCGGTGCCCGGCCAGAGCCGGCGGGGCGCGCAGCCCGCGCCCGGCCCGCAGGCCACCGGCACCCAGCCCTCCGGCTCCCCGGCGTCCGGCGCGGAAGCCGGGGCCGGCTCCGGCTTCGGACCGCACGGAGTGGCCCAGGGCCCCGGCTTCGCCGCGCCCGCCTCCGGCTCGGCGCCGGCACCCGGTGGCTTCGGCCCGCAGGGTCCCGTCGGCGCGCCCACCCCGCCCTCCGCCGCACCCTCCTCGAACCCCGCCTCCTCGAACCCCGCCTCCCCGGCCGGGGGCCCCGGCTTCGGTGCCGGCAAGGCCGCCGCCGCCGGCGCCGCCGGGCAGGCGCCGCAGGCACCCCAAGCACCCCAGGCACCGCAAATCCCGTCGGCACAGCCCGCCCAGGCGGCCGTGGCGCCTCCGGTGCCGGCGCAGGGCAGTGACCCGGTCACGCCGGTGACCAGCGGGCCCGGCGGCGGGCAGGCGTCCTGGGCGCAGCAGGTGCACCAGTTGGCCGGCGGCGCGGACGAGCAGCCCGTGGCGCCGTGGAAGCCACCGGTGGAGGACCCG includes:
- a CDS encoding FAD-binding oxidoreductase; its protein translation is MIMSRIEAPRSEDAVMTSDLTGRLLAVLPAEAVLTDPDVTASYANDMASFCPAGTPAVVVLPRTAEQVQHVMRVATELRVPVVPQGARSGLSGAANATDGCIVLSLTKMDRILEISPVDRIAVVEPGVINATLSRAVGEHGLYYPPDPSSWEMCTIGGNIGTGSGGLCCVKYGVTAEYVLGLDVVLADGRLMSTGRRTAKGVAGYDLTRLFVGSEGSLGIVVRAVLALKPKPPQQLVLAAEFASAAAACDAVCRIMAGGHVPSLLELMDRTTVKAVNDLAHMGLPETTEALLLAAFDTPDPAADLAAVGALCEAAGATEVVPAEDAAESEMLLKARRLSLTALEAVKGTTMIDDVCVPRSQLGAMLEGVERIAAKYDLTIGVCAHAGDGNTHPTVCFDGADAAESRRARESFDEIMALGLELGGTITGEHGVGVLKKEWLAREIGPVGVEMQRAVKQAFDPLGILNPGKVL
- a CDS encoding SsgA family sporulation/cell division regulator, whose amino-acid sequence is MQHTVVERELELSLILSPERSIPVPARLSYRSDDPYAVRITFHINSDLPVHWTFARDLLVEGVFRPCGQGDVRVWPTKAEGRSVVLMALSSPDGDALLQAPVPQVSAWLERTLRAVPPGTEGGQLGIDDALDQLLAR
- a CDS encoding RDD family protein, with translation MSAPTPAPGDDRPREGYYPDPSIPGYVRYWNGASWVPGTSRPAPKDGEPLTPPPGVRAAPAAVEETGPHFFDEDPQPAPSGQDGSGAWGAGGPGGGPAGTGGRGTGQAGPGGQGAGRSGAGLGDGRTAWGADPRVPAEGSLRPTGQAGRTDGTASVPPGEGDDQDPGGTFLFRRPVPGPAAVQDDGTMTFRPVPGQSRRGAQPAPGPQATGTQPSGSPASGAEAGAGSGFGPHGVAQGPGFAAPASGSAPAPGGFGPQGPVGAPTPPSAAPSSNPASSNPASPAGGPGFGAGKAAAAGAAGQAPQAPQAPQAPQIPSAQPAQAAVAPPVPAQGSDPVTPVTSGPGGGQASWAQQVHQLAGGADEQPVAPWKPPVEDPFQAAARRQAAARPAGLGKRFAARLIDTLVVGAVTAAAAVPLGTRAVDHVQQKIDAARLSGHEVTVWLLDGTTGTSLGIVLAVLLLFGVGYEVLPTAKWGRTLGKKLLGLEVRDIEAHEPPTFGPALRRWLVYSVPGLLGIGIVGVLWCLFDRPWHQCWHDKAAHTFVAG